A genomic segment from Nicotiana sylvestris chromosome 1, ASM39365v2, whole genome shotgun sequence encodes:
- the LOC138875078 gene encoding uncharacterized protein — translation MAAPPNFEEGQSTYRPPRFNGQCYGWWKARMHDFIMAEDSKLWDIICDSPYVPTNILEELTFSMAKTSKEYTDAERKAVEKNFRAKKILVCGIGPEEYNRISACDTTKEIWEALQTAHDGTTQVK, via the coding sequence atggctgctccaccaaattttgaagaaggtcaatctacataccgACCACCCAGGTTTAATGGACAATGCTATGGGTGGTGGAAAGCAAGAATGCATGATTTCATCATGGCTGAGGATTCTAAGTTATGGGATATCATATGCGATAGCCCTTATGTTCCAACAAATATACTGGAAGAACTTACATTTTCAATGGCAAAAACGAGTAAAGAATATACTGACGCAGAGAGGAAAGctgtggagaagaattttcgtgccaagaagattctagtatgtggaataggacctgaAGAATACAATAGAATCTCCGCCTGCGACACTAccaaggagatatgggaagctttgcaaacagCTCATGACGGAACTACCCAAGTAAAATAG
- the LOC138875082 gene encoding uncharacterized protein, whose protein sequence is MAKTSKNVPPVSRMPNAVPQLKEWVKVLVSQRLYFERARELSKGWWEVCNHGLSKDIAMRPPSGDEYVSLESPAPRQSDEKKRKMAPSSLTQNNSEKKKPKKRSCKPKGSTDTLPTDLVHQLREESEEEEDKFKLVAGVQAGVVIQGPSEPAGAKIERSRHEEVNEEVLAEEELTQHEAEVRVLTEKRDTYKLLSKKLQAELEAAQREHVAMAERHKWSRSSPNSDCKRENLGTGQENRGASISIELSFFGKDNLAKKLKADKSKVVKAKTEADAKVDQFKIDVEAIHAQAKSMVDYAKWQARRESLEGVHAQNFYVLAELESAKVEEARARKLAFPEEDSESLSEFEDGEDPEDEDVASDGNQDT, encoded by the exons ATGGCGAAAACTTCTAAGAATGTTCCAC CTGTGTCTCGGATGCCGAATGCAGTTCCTCAACTCAAAGAGTGGGTTAAGGTCCTGGTGTCACAGAGACTATATTTCGAGCGTGCACGTGAATTGTCAAAGGGTTGGTGGGAGGTCTGTAATCATG gtCTTTCCAAAGATATTGCTATGAGGCCTCCATCCGGTGATGAGTATGTGTCTCTCGAGTCCCCTGCTCCGAGGCAAAGTgatgaaaagaagagaaaaatggcCCCGAGTTCCCTAACTCAGAATAACTCGGAAAAGAAAAAACCAAAGAAGAGGTCATGCAAGCCCAAGGGAAGCACTGACACTCTACCCACGGACTTAGTCCACCAGCTAAGGGAGGagtctgaagaagaagaagataaattcAAGCTGGTGGCCGGTGTGCAGGCAGGTGTCGTGATACAAGGGCCCTCCGAACCCGCAGGTGCTAAAATTGAACGGTCTCGACATGAGGAGGTCAATGAGGAAGTTTTAGCCGAAGAGGAGTTAACCCAACACGAGGCCGAAGTTCGAGTGCTTACTGAGAAGAGGGACACCTACAAGCTTCTCAGTAAGAAGCTTCAAGCCGAGTTAGAAGCAGCTCAGAGGGAACATGTCGCGATGGCCGAGCGA CACAAATGGAGCCGGTCGAGCCCCAACTCCGACTGCAAAAGAGAAAACCTTGGTACGGGCCAAGAAAATCGAGGAGCTTCAATCTCAATAGAACTCAGCTTTTTCGGTAAAGATAATCTGGCCAAGAAACTCAAGGCGGACAAATCTAAGGTGGTTAAGGCCAAGACCGAGGCTGACGCTAAAGTGGACCAGTTCAAGATTGACGTCGAGGCGATTCACGCGCAGGCTAAAAGTATGGTGGACTATGCAAAGTGGCAAGCTCGAAGGGAATCCCTCGAAGGAGTTCATGCTCAAAACTTTTACGTATTGGCTGAACTCGAGAGTGCCAAAGTAGAAGAAGCCAGGGCCCGGAAGCTGGCCTTTCCCGAAGAAGATTCCGAGAGCTTAAGCGAGTTTGAAGATGGCGAAGATCCCGAGGATGAAGATGTTGCCTCCGATGGGAACCAGGATACTTAG
- the LOC104238212 gene encoding probable linoleate 9S-lipoxygenase 5: MSRKLSNPSKKTTNVKGTVVLMKKNFLDLDDVKASVVDRVDEVLGHKVSLQLIGAVNADPANKCRGKPGKPAFLENWEAKFTPLTATDATFRVTFEWEEEAGVPGAFLIKNFHQKEFYLKKLTLDDVPGHGRVCFICNSWIYPSEYYKKDRIFFSNQTYLPSQTPENLRSYREEELENLRGNGIGKLEEWDRIYDYDVYNDLGDPDKAPKYERKILGGSADYPYPRRGRTGRLPTLTDPKSESRLPMIKSLEIYVPRDERFNQLKMSDFAAYALKLLSQFLLAELEASNFTEFDTFEDELKIYDDGFKFPFESLVHKIRDHVPMELVKELLRSDGEHLCKFPMPQVIKDDKSAWRTDEEFAREMLAGLNPIIICSLKEFPPTSNLDPKVFGDQKSTITVEHIKNHIDGLTVEHAIKENRLFILNHHDTLMPYLRCINSTTTKTYATRTLLFLKEDGTLKPVAIELSLPHPDGDHLGAVSNVYTPANDGQEAVVWQLAKAYVAVNDSGYHQLISHWLNTHAIVEPFVIATNRQLSVLHPIYKLLHPHFRDTMFINAFARQTLINACGIVEMTVFPSKFAMEMSAVIYKNWVFLDQALPADLIKRGMAVEDSNAPHGLRLLIQDYPFAVDGLEIWAAIKSWVEEYCHFYYKSDDMIQGDAELQAWWKELREKGHGDKKDEPWWPKMQTVLELIDSCTIVIWIASALHAAVNFGQYPYAGYLPNRPTLSRRFMPEPGTPEYEELNTNPEKAFLKTITPQMQTLLGISLIEMLSRHTADEVYLGLRDTPEWTNDQEPLQAFERFGKRLREIEERITQMNCDEKWKNRSGPVKVPYTSFYPSSEMGLTGKGIPNSVSI; encoded by the exons ATGTCTCGTAAGCTTTCCAATCCAAGTAAAAAGACAACAAATGTTAAGGGCACTGTTGTTTTGATGAAGAAGAATTTCCTGGATTTAGATGATGTCAAGGCATCTGTTGTCGACCGTGTCGATGAGGTACTTGGACATAAGGTCTCATTGCAGCTTATCGGTGCTGTCAATGCTGACCCTG CTAACAAATGCAGAGGAAAACCTGGAAAACCAGCATTCCTGGAAAATTGGGAAGCCAAATTCACACCTTTGACAGCTACTGATGCTACATTTAGAGTCACATTTGAATGGGAGGAAGAGGCTGGAGTTCCAGGGGCTTTCCTTATTAAGAACTTTCACCAAAAGGAATTCTATCTAAAGAAACTGACTCTTGATGATGTTCCAGGCCACGGCCGAGTATGCTTCATTTGCAATTCATGGATTTACCCTTCTGAGTACTACAAGAAAGATCGTATTTTCTTCTCCAATCAG ACTTACCTACCAAGCCAAACACCAGAAAATCTTCGTTCATATCGCGAAGAAGAGCTGGAAAACCTGAGAGGAAATGGAATTGGGAAGCTGGAGGAATGGGACAGGATCTATGACTATGATGTCTATAATGATTTAGGTGATCCTGATAAAGCTCCAAAGTACGAGCGCAAGATTCTTGGAGGATCAGCTGACTACCCTTATCCTCGTCGAGGGAGAACAGGTCGTTTGCCTACTTTGACAG ATCCTAAAAGTGAAAGTCGGCTTCCAATGATTAAAAGCTTAGAGATTTATGTTCCCAGAGATGAGAGATTCAATCAGTTAAAGATGTCAGATTTTGCAGCATATGCCCTGAAGTTGTTATCTCAGTTCTTACTTGCTGAACTTGAGGCTTCTAACTTTACTGAGTTTGATACATTTGAGGATGAATTAAAAATATATGATGATGGATTTAAGTTTCCTTTTGAATCTCTTGTTCATAAAATAAGGGATCATGTTCCAATGGAACTGGTGAAAGAGTTATTGAGATCAGATGGTGAACACCTCTGTAAGTTCCCTATGCCACAAGTAATCAAAG ATGATAAATCTGCTTGGAGAACTGATGAAGAGTTTGCAAGAGAAATGTTGGCTGGATTAAACCCTATTATCATCTGTTCTCTAAAA GAGTTTCCTCCGACAAGTAATCTGGATCCTAAAGTTTTCGGCGACCAGAAGAGTACAATTACAGTGGAACATATAAAGAACCATATAGATGGATTAACTGTAGAACAT GCAATCAAGGAGAACAGATTGTTCATATTGAATCACCATGATACTCTCATGCCTTACCTGAGATGCATAAACTCTACTACTACAAAGACCTATGCCACAAGAACTTTACTTTTTCTGAAAGAAGATGGAACACTGAAGCCAGTAGCAATTGAACTGAGCTTGCCACATCCTGATGGTGATCATCTTGGAGCTGTTAGCAATGTGTACACACCAGCAAATGATGGCCAGGAAGCAGTTGTTTGGCAACTAGCAAAAGCTTATGTTGCTGTAAATGATTCCGGCTATCATCAGCTTATTTCCCATTG GTTGAATACTCATGCAATAGTTGAGCCGTTTGTGATTGCCACAAACAGGCAATTAAGTGTTCTCCATCCGATTTACAAGCTTCTGCATCCACACTTCCGCGACACCATGTTCATAAATGCATTTGCTAGGCAGACCCTCATTAATGCTTGTGGAATTGTTGAGATGACAGTTTTCCCCTCCAAATTTGCCATGGAAATGTCAGCTGTTATTTACAAGAATTGGGTGTTTCTTGATCAAGCACTTCCAGCTGATCTTATTAAAAG AGGAATGGCGGTTGAGGATTCAAATGCACCACACGGTCTTCGCTTATTAATTCAAGACTATCCATTTGCTGTTGACGGGTTGGAAATTTGGGCAGCAATCAAAAGTTGGGTTGAAGAATACTGTCATTTCTATTACAAATCAGACGACATGATTCAGGGAGATGCAGAACTCCAAGCCTGGTGGAAGGAGCTGCGTGAAAAGGGACACGGTGACAAAAAGGATGAGCCCTGGTGGCCTAAAATGCAGACAGTCCTAGAACTAATAGACTCTTGCACCATTGTCATATGGATAGCTTCAGCACTACATGCAGCAGTCAATTTTGGGCAATATCCTTATGCTGGCTACCTCCCTAATCGTCCTACATTAAGCCGAAGATTCATGCCAGAGCCTGGAACTCCTGAATATGAGGAGCTCAACACAAATCCTGAGAAGGCTTTCCTGAAAACAATAACACCTCAGATGCAAACACTACTTGGGATTTCCCTCATAGAAATGTTGTCAAGACATACTGCAGATGAGGTTTACTTGGGACTAAGGGACACTCCTGAATGGACAAATGATCAAGAACCACTACAAGCTTTTGAAAGATTTGGTAAGAGGCTGAGAGAGATTGAGGAGAGAATTACACAAATGAATTGTGATGAGAAATGGAAAAATAGGTCCGGTCCTGTGAAGGTGCCTTACACTTCATTCTATCCCTCAAGTGAAATGGGATTAACTGGCAAAGGAATTCCTAACAGTGTGTCCATATAA
- the LOC104224167 gene encoding probable linoleate 9S-lipoxygenase 5 yields MASISKLENKKINGTVVLIKKRPLDIAPSEVVQQQAVYEILGHKVTLQLISSFTGDSGKEMKGKLGNPTHLRDENNSGNESKFNVTFDWDEEVGAPGAFIIKNFNPSEFFLKKLTLEVDDPSHDSIHFVCNSWVYPAEKYKSDRVFFVNQAWLPSETPAPLRWYREEELLNLRGNGTGKLEEWDRVYDYAYYNDLGDPEKGSDYVRPILGGSEKYPYPRRGRTGRPPTKTDPNSESRLPLLMSFGIYVPRDEKFAPLKMTDFVGIALKVIVQLLVPELESLANISLNEFNSFEEILKIYEEGINLPNDLLERSTTHMLKEFIQSAGQGFLKYPMPQVIKEDKSAWRTDEEFAREMLAGINPVCICALKEFPPTSKLDPKVYGDQTCKITREQIQNQLDGLIIEEAIKANQLFILDHHDTIMPYVRQINMTSTKIYSSRTILFLRKDGTLKPLAIELSLPHPDGDQLGAISEVFTPHEEGIEASVWQLAKAYVAVNDSGVHQLISHWLHTHAAIEPFVIATNRQLSVLHPIYKLLHPHFRDTMHINALARQTLLNAGGILEQTVFPTKYAMEMTSVAYKDWTFPDQALPADLIKRGVAIEDPESEQGIRLLIEDYPYAVDGLEIWSAIKSWVQEYCSYYYKTDDMIKKDTELQAWWKEVREDGHGDRKSEPWWPKMQTLKELIDSCNIIIWIASALHAAINFGQYPYGGYLPNRPSMSRRFMPEPGSPEYEDLKTNPEKGYLRTITPQLQTLIGISAIEILSIHSSDEIYLGQRDTPEWTKDKEPLQALERFGKKLAEIEEKIMKMNNDTKLKNRIGPVKMPYTLLYPTSEPGLTGKGIPNSVSI; encoded by the exons ATGGCATCAATTAGtaaacttgaaaataaaaaaatcaatggCACTGTTGTACTGATTAAAAAGAGACCTTTAGACATTGCTCCATCTGAAGTTGTTCAACAGCAGGCTGTTTATGAGATTCTTGGGCATAAGGTCACCCTGCAGCTTATCAGTTCTTTTACTGGAGATTCAG ggAAAGAAATGAAAGGGAAACTTGGGAACCCTACACACTTGAGAGATGAGAATAACTCAGGCAATGAATCAAAGTTTAATGTCACATTTGATTGGGATGAAGAAGTTGGAGCTCCAGGAGCATTCATTATCAAGAACTTTAATCCTAGTGAGTTCTTCCTCAAGAAACTGACTCTTGAAGTTGATGATCCAAGTCATGACAGCATACATTTTGTCTGCAATTCTTGGGTTTATCCAGCTGAAAAGTACAAATCAGACCGCGTTTTCTTTGTCAATCAG GCTTGGCTTCCAAGTGAAACTCCAGCACCGTTACGTTGGTATAGGGAAGAAGAGTTGCTGAACTTGAGAGGAAATGGAACTGGTAAGCTTGAGGAGTGGGATAGAGTTTATGACTATGCTTATTACAATGACCTTGGAGATCCAGAAAAGGGTTCGGATTATGTTAGGCCAATCCTAGGAGGATCTGAAAAGTATCCTTATCCGCGTAGAGGCAGAACCGGGAGACCACCAACCAAGACAG ATCCTAATTCGGAGAGCCGGCTGCCACTGCTAATGAGCTTTGGTATTTATGTTCCAAGGGATGAGAAATTTGCACCCCTAAAGATGACAGATTTTGTCGGTATAGCACTTAAGGTCATCGTTCAGCTCCTTGTTCCTGAGCTCGAGTCTTTAGCAAACATCAGCCTCAATGAGTTCAACAGCTTTGAAGAGATATTAAAAATCTATGAAGAAGGAATCAATCTTCCAAATGATCTTTTGGAGAGAAGTACTACACATATGCTCAAGGAATTTATTCAAAGTGCTGGTCAGGGGTTTCTTAAGTATCCAATGCCACAGGTTATTAAAG AGGATAAGTCAGCTTGGAGGACTGATGAAGAATTTGCAAGAGAGATGTTGGCTGGAATAAACCCTGTTTGCATTTGTGCCCTTAAG GAGTTCCCTCCAACTAGTAAGCTGGACCCAAAAGTCTATGGTGACCAAACTTGCAAAATAACCAGAGAACAAATACAAAATCAGTTAGATGGACTCATTATAGAAGAG GCGATCAAGGCGAATCAGCTTTTCATATTAGATCATCATGACACAATTATGCCATATGTGAGGCAGATCAATATGACAAGTACAAAAATTTATTCCTCAAGAACAATCCTTTTTCTACGGAAAGATGGGACTTTGAAGCCACTAGCCATTGAACTAAGCTTGCCTCATCCAGATGGAGATCAACTTGGTGCCATAAGCGAAGTTTTTACACCACATGAAGAAGGCATTGAGGCTTCCGTATGGCAATTGGCTAAAGCTTATGTCGCAGTCAATGACTCTGGAGTTCATCAGCTAATCAGCCACTG GTTACACACTCATGCTGCAATTGAGCCATTTGTGATCGCGACAAACAGGCAGCTAAGTGTGCTTCATCCTATCTATAAGCTTTTGCATCCTCACTTCCGTGATACAATGCACATTAATGCCTTGGCTAGACAGACCCTACTTAATGCTGGAGGAATTCTTGAGCAAACAGTTTTCCCTACAAAATATGCTATGGAGATGACATCAGTAGCTTACAAGGATTGGACTTTTCCTGATCAAGCCCTTCCCGCTGATCTTATCAAGAG AGGTGTGGCAATTGAGGATCCTGAATCGGAACAAGGTATCCGCCTACTAATTGAGGACTATCCATATGCTGTGGACGGTCTAGAAATATGGTCAGCAATCAAAAGTTGGGTTCAGGAGTATTGCAGCTACTATTACAAAACAGATGACATGATTAAGAAAGACACTGAACTTCAAGCCTGGTGGAAGGAAGTCCGAGAAGATGGACATGGCGACAGGAAATCTGAGCCCTGGTGGCCTAAAATGCAAACGCTCAAAGAGCTGATTGACTCATGCAATATAATTATCTGGATTGCTTCTGCTCTTCATGCAGCAATCAATTTTGGGCAGTATCCTTATGGTGGCTACCTACCAAATCGCCCTTCAATGAGCCGAAGGTTCATGCCTGAGCCAGGCAGTCCTGAGTATGAAGATCTGAAGACGAACCCTGAAAAGGGATATCTGAGGACAATTACACCCCAACTACAGACTCTAATTGGAATTTCTGCTATTGAGATTTTGTCGATACATTCTTCAGATGAAATTTACCTTGGCCAGAGAGACACTCCTGAGTGGACTAAGGACAAAGAACCATTACAAGCTTTAGAAAGATTCGGCAAAAAGCTGGCTGAAATTGAGGAAAAAATTATGAAGATGAACAATGACACAAAATTGAAGAACAGGATCGGGCCTGTTAAGATGCCATATACATTGCTCTATCCTACAAGTGAACCAGGACTTACTGGTAAAGGAATACCCAACAGTGTCTCAATATAA